The proteins below come from a single Stomoxys calcitrans chromosome 1, idStoCalc2.1, whole genome shotgun sequence genomic window:
- the LOC106093806 gene encoding regulator of chromosome condensation, with the protein MPRVAVRRKADAEAETETTNVDNNNKGETSDTVGPKGKRSRMNFILPLPERPRVVGRALVCGQGDMGQLGLGDDESKFERKRPALIEKVANVVDVKAGGMHNLVLTHDGRVFSFGCNDEGALGRDSSEEGSEFEPSLVKLPGKVLKITAGDSHSACLLEDGRVFAWGSFRDSHGNMGLTLEGNKRTPINVLPDLTCCDIASGADHLAILTCQGKVYTVGCAEQGQLGRVSLRSASGEGRRGKTELLKPGLVITKNKNKPIEAIWATNYCTFLREHQSGIIWAFGLNNYCQLLANAKDLPTIINPINTKIENVKQIAGGQHHTLILKEDGSVLVIGRKDYGRLGLGTVADDVTQLKPITALKGKKVVSVSCGEAQSFALTDDGKLYSWGMGSNHQLGTGSEDDVLEPALIVSKQTEGKRIIRASSGGQHSIFLVEDENQPASEVSVKEKSTAKKATTTASKTKGADKAGQAKKDDPETEAPKINGDISKAEDATTTQSNGSEETKTDEAETASAPPPAKKGRKKK; encoded by the coding sequence atgccACGCGTTGCTGTTAGAAGGAAGGCTGATGCTGAAGCCGAGACGGAGACCACAAATGTTGATAACAATAACAAGGGCGAGACCTCCGATACCGTTGGCCCCAAAGGTAAGAGGTCACGTATGAATTTCATATTGCCCCTGCCCGAGAGACCACGTGTTGTGGGCCGCGCTCTAGTATGTGGCCAAGGTGATATGGGCCAGCTTGGCTTGGGGGATGATGAGTCCAAATTTGAACGCAAACGACCGGCGCTAATTGAAAAAGTGGCCAATGTTGTCGATGTCAAGGCAGGCGGTATGCATAATTTGGTGCTCACACATGATGGACGCGTTTTTTCGTTTGGCTGCAATGACGAAGGTGCCCTCGGCCGCGATAGCAGTGAAGAGGGTTCCGAATTCGAACCCAGCTTGGTTAAATTGCCAGGCAAAGTGTTGAAAATCACAGCGGGTGATTCGCATTCGGCTTGTTTGTTAGAAGATGGGCGTGTTTTTGCCTGGGGCTCCTTTAGAGATtctcatggcaatatgggcttaaCCTTGGAGGGCAACAAGAGGACACCAATAAATGTCCTGCCAGATTTGACATGTTGTGACATTGCTTCCGGGGCCGATCACTTGGCCATACTTACCTGCCAGGGTAAAGTCTATACAGTTGGCTGTGCGGAACAAGGTCAGTTGGGACGTGTGTCACTGCGATCGGCCTCAGGCGAAGGTCGTAGAGGAAAAACAGAACTTTTGAAACCTGGCCTAGTTATAACGAAGAATAAGAACAAACCAATTGAAGCCATATGGGCCACAAACTATTGCACCTTCTTGCGAGAACATCAATCTGGTATTATATGGGCCTTTGGCTTGAACAATTACTGCCAGCTACTGGCGAATGCAAAGGACTTGCCCACCATTATCAATCCCATTAACacgaaaattgaaaatgtcaAACAAATCGCTGGAGGCCAACATCATACACTTATACTGAAGGAAGATGGCTCAGTGCTTGTAATTGGTCGCAAAGACTACGGCCGTTTGGGACTGGGAACAGTAGCTGATGATGTGACCCAATTGAAACCGATAACTGCTCTCAAAGGCAAGAAAGTTGTCAGTGTGTCATGTGGGGAAGCCCAATCGTTTGCCTTGACCGATGATGGCAAACTATATTCATGGGGCATGGGCTCCAATCACCAGTTGGGCACTGGCTCAGAAGACGATGTACTAGAACCCGCGTTGATTGTCAGCAAGCAGACGGAAGGCAAGCGCATAATAAGGGCTTCGAGTGGCGGACAACATAGCATATTTTTGGTAGAAGATGAAAACCAGCCTGCCTCTGAGGTTAGTGTTAAAGAGAAGTCTACGGCTAAGAAAGCCACAACCACCGCGTCCAAGACCAAGGGTGCTGACAAAGCTGGCCAAGCTAAGAAGGATGACCCGGAGACGGAAGCACCCAAAATAAATGGCGATATATCTAAAGCAGAAGATGCCACCACGACACAGTCAAATGGCTCAGAAGAGACAAAAACAGATGAGGCCGAAACGGCTAGCGCACCACCGCCAGCCAAGAAGGGACGCAAGAAGAAATAA
- the LOC131997290 gene encoding uncharacterized protein LOC131997290: MRKLNQSLSSLLLIPVKFYWVVHIDQIVIYRMNIFSTLSLLNSVHYDDVIIAGDLNSNLLKEKTLIESFNSMGLYGVNTTIPTHYTTTSNSLIDIFLVSKSDNVLLYDQLSMPCFSKHDLIFLTYDAVHTPEQKQTSYFNFNKINYDTLASEIHNIDWSKIYDIYSTDDQLTFLSENLLYLLDCTVPICTPRPRKAQNCWFSESIKKLIDKRDLAYRRWKRFKCPMLHEEYRTLRTDVNKTINRAKAGYYANKFRQATDSKKKWKTIREIGVGSTPIVEIDANPDELNASFLNSTTYLEDNNIETNPVNVISNTPAFPDFTTFEFACIRPIDVYEGCMSIKSNAVGLDNLHPKFIKSTLPYTLSYITYFFNTILTTGKYPTTWKHSKVIPVPKSKNGNEYRPISILPFFSKAFEKIIHKQISAYLNEHRLLSSKQSGFRPRHSCVTALIDVTEDIRSNIDDGLATCLVLLDHSKAFDCVNHELLCLKLKHYFNFSASAVLLVKNYLCQRTQSVVIKDIMSKSLQLNKGVPQGSILGPLLFSMYINDLPPRLRYSSIHIYADDVQLYLSFAKPEIRQGFLKINEDLGIISNWAHANYLNINPKKSNCILISNRNHNIITEEHVLIGEQHIQLVEKAKNLASAKVVTSNLLFVSMFCD, from the exons ATGAGAAAATTGAATCAATCTTTGTCGAGCTTGTTATTAATACCCGTaaaattctattgggttgtGCATATAGACCAAATTGTCATATACCGTATGAATATATTTTCGACACTATCCTTGTTAAATTCTGTGCACtacgatgatgttataatagcCGGCGATCTCAATTCTAaccttttaaaggaaaaaacacTTATTGAGTCGTTTAACTCCATGGGATTGTATGGGGTAAATACTACAATACCAACTCACTATACAACAACTTCGAACAGCCTGATTGACATATTTCTTgtttcaaaatctgataatgtTCTACTATACGATCAGCTTAGTATGCCCTGTTTTTCTAAGCATGATCTCATATTTCTGACATATGATGCTGTGCACACACCAGAACAAAAACAGACAAGTTATtttaactttaataaaataaattatgataCACTTGCTTCTGAAATACACAACATTGATTGGAGTAAGATATATGACATTTATTCTACTGATGATCAGTTAACGTTTCTTAGTGAAAATCTATTGTATCTTCTTGACTGCACCGTACCTATTTGCACACCACGTCCTCGAAAAGCTCAGAACTGTTGGTTTAGTgagtcaattaaaaaattaattgacaagAGAGATTTGGCTTACAGACGATGGAAACGTTTTAAATGCCCAATGCTCCATGAAGAATACCGAACACTCAGAACTGatgtaaataaaacaattaatcgCGCAAAAGCTGGCTATTACGCCAACAAATTCCGCCAGGCTACCGATtccaaaaaaaagtggaaaacaaTACGAGAAATTGGTGTCGGGTCCACTCCTATAGTTGAAATTGATGCAAATCCTGATGAACTGAACGCATCTTTCCTAAACAGCACAACATATCTTGAAGATAATAATATAGAAACAAACCCAGTAAATGTCATATCAAACACACCAGCATTTCCTGACTTTACAACTTTTGAATTCGCATGTATTCGGCCCATTGATGTTTATGAGGGTTGCATGAGTATAAAATCAAATGCAGTTGGTTTGGATAACCTACAcccaaaattcataaaatccacCTTACCATACACACTGTCGTATATCACATACTTCTTCAACACAATTCTAACAACTGGAAAATATCCGACCACATGGAAACATTCAAAAGTTATACCTGtgccaaaatcgaaaaatggaAATGAATATCGTCCCATATCAATTCTGCCTTTCTTCTCAAAAGCTTTTGAAAAGATAATTCACAAGCAAATAAGCGCATACTTAAACGAGCATCGCCTCTTATCCAGCAAACAGTCTGGCTTTAGGCCAAGACACAGCTGTGTTACTGCTTTAATCGATGTTACCGAAGATATTAGGTCAAATATTGATGATGGACTGGCTACTTGCCTAGTACTGTTGGATCACTCAAAAGCTTTTGACTGTGTTAACCATGAGCTGTTGTGCTTGAAACTGAAgcactattttaatttttctgcatCCGCTGTGTTGTTAGTTAAAAACTATCTCTGCCAAAGAACTCAGTCTGTTGTAATCAAGGATATAATGTCCAAATCTCTTCAATTGAATAAGGGTGTACCGCAGGGTTCGATTTTGGGACCACTGCTTTTCTCGATGTACATAAATGACCTACCACCACGGCTCAGATACTCCTCTATACATATATACGCTGATGATGTCCAGCTCTATCTGAGTTTTGCTAAACCTGAAATACGTCaaggttttttaaaaataaatgaagatttgggcATTATTTCCAACTGGGCTCATGCCAACTATCTTAACATAAACCCTAAAAAATCAAACTGCATCTTAATTTCAAATCGCAACCATAATATTATTACTGAAGAACATGTATTAATTGGTGAGCAACACATACAGCTAGTCGAAAAGGCTAAAAATCttg cttcggcaaaagtcgttacatCTAACCTTttgtttgtcagcatgttttgcgattag